The Amaranthus tricolor cultivar Red isolate AtriRed21 chromosome 14, ASM2621246v1, whole genome shotgun sequence DNA window tatgattttcaattaaagcaTTAAACTCTTCTTTCATTGCTAACTTCCAGTTTGGGTCACGAATGGCATGTAGAGGAGATGTAGGTAAAAGTGAAAAGGAAACAGATAAAGCTTGAGAGTAgtatttgggattgggtttgaaaatacCATGTTTACTCCGCGTAGTTATACCGATGGATGAGGAAGGAGGAGGGGAGTTGAttgggctgcgtgaggcaggcccaatAAAGAAGGGGGAGGAAGGGGGCTGTTGGgctgggctgcgtgaggcaggcccagttGAAGGGAGGGAGGAGGATGTGTACGGGATTGGGGTGTGGGGATCTGGTTTGCGGCTGGCTGGGGGAGACTGGAGTTGGGCTGGCCTGGTAGTTTGGAGAAGATGAGAAAGGTGTTTTAGCAAAAGGAAAAATGGTCTCATCAAAAAGAACATGCCgagatataatgattttacgggatgagagatcatagcacttgtaaccccTATGAGAAGAGGGATATCCTAAAAAGACACATGGAGCGGATCGAGGTTGAAGTTTGTGAATGGTAGTAGAAGGAAAAAGGGGAAAACATAGACACCCAAAAACCCGTAGATGAGTATATGTAGGAGACTTACGGTATAGAATATGAGTGGGAGTAAGATTACCAAGAAGTTTAGAAGGAAGAATATTGAGGAGATAAGTGGCCGTgtttaaggcgtgaggccaaaaagacgGAGGAAGAGAGGCATGACACAAAAGAGTGCGAATGATATTATTTATGGATCGAATTTTTCGTTCGGATTTGCCATTTTGGGATGATGTGTaaggacaagaaaaacgaagtgAAATGCCTCGACTAGTGCAAAATTGACGaaacatattattgtcaaattcacccccGTTATCGCATTGGAAAGATTTTATATTAAGCTCAAATTGGGTGTTAATAAAAGTATGAAATTTCACAAACacatcataaacttgagatttgcgaTATAACggaaaagtccacaaaaaattagtataattatcaagaaaaagaacataatatttaTATCCCGATGGACTAGAGATAGGAGATGTCCAtaaatcactatgaataatatcaaaaggtttAGAACTCATAGCCatagaattaacaaaaggtaattgaatgtgtttccctaaaggacaagaatgacaaacaaaatgagGATCTTTATTACATTTAATTAAACTAGAGGAATACAAAGAATTTAAAACCGCATTGCCCGGATGTCCTAAACgggaatgccaaatactagaGGAAAAAACGGAAAAAGCTGATgatattgaggatgaaggagTAGCTCCATGTGCGGATGgaaaaggataaagatcacccgtgctattagatctcagGACGATGCTCCCCGTGGCCAAATCCTTCACAGAAAagccaaaaggatcaaattcaacgGAAACCATATTATCATGAGTGAATTTTCGAACGGAAATgagatttttaataagtttaggtgcatgtaagacatttttgaGGGAAAGGGATTTTtgggaaaaaggaaaagaaacatGCCCGTGACCAAGAACTGGAATTAAATTACCATTACCGACGACAATAGCATTATTAaattgatgctttaaaggaaaataaggaaaaaGAGTACCTTGAGAACGAGTCATGTGGGATGTGGCACcggtatccatataaaattgctcATCCGGAGTAGATAAAGAAAGAGTGTTCATTGCATGATCGATGTCCGTAGGAATAAAATTTGAAGAATTATTAGTCCCGGTGTGATAGCTTTGTGCCGGACGTGGCCCAAGAACACCATCAGAATATCCATTTTTTGTAAATTGAGGAGCCTAAGGTGTAGTAGGAAAGGGGGCAGCAGGCTGGGCCCAAGTATGTCCAGCCCAAGAAGGTCTCccataataagaagaagaaggagaaggactTGGGCCAGAATAATGTATGTTGGGCCGAAATGAATGGGAAGCAGTAGGCCTTGGATGGGGTTGCTGCCAGCGTCCATACCCACTGGTGGAGCAATGGTGGCTGCCGCGGTGGGTCCGGCCACCACGACGAGGGTGGCGGTGGCCACCACGGTGGTGAGAAGGGTCGCGGTTGATAAATGGAGTGGAATTTTCAGAAAAAGTACCTTTGTTTGAAGCAAGAAGAGCCGAATCTTGAGCGGGAGAAGTATGCTTATGATTAGATCGTTCTTCTAATTCCAACATAGAACGAAGAGTATCAAATGAGGGAATAGGATTCATATGTTGAACCAAAGACCGAAAAGTTTTGTACTCCGAAGTTAAcccatgaagaacttgaagagctaAGCGATTGTCGGTGATGGAAGTACCAAGATTATTAAGAGAAGTGGCAATACTTTCAATTTCATTGCAATAAGACTTTACATTGGAAAAGGTGGATAAagaaatgtcattaaattgagATTCAAGATGAAGGATTCGGGAtgtcttattattttgaaaattgttctcAAGACGAGTCCAAGCATCAAAGGCACAATCATCGGGACGAACTATAGTTTGAAGAAGAGAGGGATTAATAGACCCATAAATCCATGTTCTAACAATGTCATCAAGACGTTGCCAATCGAAATCTTTAGGAACTAACACTTTAGAAGAGTCATCGGGAAGAATATGAGATTCCACAAGGTGAGCACGACAATGATGCTTGAATAAAGTGACCCAAGTATGAAAATTGGAACCATCTTCATTAAGTTGAATGGGAATACTTGTTTTaatgttagtaatcaaagtagcGGGATGAATTTTGGTGGGAGAGGCCATGAAGAAGAAAGGTGAaagaaaagaaggaagaagagaaagacaAGGAGATAGAAAAGGGAGTCAGGATCAAAAAAACcgaagcttctgataccatgtaagaatgactcggttgcctttctcattaatgataatgtcaatatatacaaaattgtcactataatttaggaaattgaatatttcctaatattctacataatcacaaagattatacaaaataatgcaagaaatcaaagagatattattctatgatattctaagatattctaaataattctaatattctaatagaGATGGACTATGTGAAATTTTGATTTGGAAAAAATGAGTAGAATAAATAAAGATGAGAGGAGtagtatatttaattatttattgagATTTTGctaaacataaacataaaataaaatagcatATTACATCTAATTTTTATGTAATAGCATATTACatctaatattaataaaataataacatggagtattaatttacatttaattaatttatagtaAAAACACAACTCACATATGTGTATTGAACGAGTACATATATTAGTAAATTAATTCTATACATTTATATAACAAAACTATtttcaataatattttatttttttttgaaaaacttcgtattttataatgcttattttttaaaatgttgaaTAATGGAATTGAACTAATTGATTGAAACTAGTATTCAGTAGTTCAATCCAAAAGTAATACAGTGAAATACAAAGGAGTAGGAGGTGCATTAAGCGTCTATAATGTGACGGTGGGATCAACTCAGTATTCAGCATCAGAATTCACACTTCTAAATGGGCCTGATGTAATACAATTTGGATTAATGGTAagcatttttcaatttgtaatatcaaatttcaacaatttttttaaaaatttattaaggaCTTCAAGTGTCTTTTTTATCTTGAAATTATTCTCAAAACGACATGCATGTCAatacatttttcaatttttaataattttagtgAACTAATCTGAACATTGTAGACATTGATACATTACtagttgtaatttgcaaaaaataaacattaatattttaattcgCAAAAAACTTTaagtttaagattataattcaCAAATATTTCTTGATAAATTATTGACTAATATTTACAAGCACTATTTTTGAACAACTTCATAAAATTAGGCTAATTCGATGTTAAACAAGGACAATCGCACAAGAATGTTTCAATATTTGGAAGTAAGTGAACAATTCTTTCTTAGTGAAAATTGTTTCTGTAATtatcaatttaagttttttattaatttttaaaagttttaaaatattttaattatttaatttttttgttagacCAGGACATCACATTGTTATGATCTATTGTGTCCCGGGTTTGTAAGTCTTAGACAAGATATTCCGATTGATGCAATTGTAGAACCCGCATCAAAAATTGGAGGACCGACATATGAATACAATATGTTTGCATTTCAGGTAAATATATGTTGATAATGAATAAATAAGGGAAATTATCGATGGTATTATTAAGTTTCTGCACTTtataaatgatatttttaagtttttctgATTATCAAAGATGTCCTtgtgttattgaatattttacaACCGTaatcttttctaattttttttatccaaaatcatccaaaaccctaactttttctttttcctttatattataatttaaaaaataaaggaaaaaagaaaaagttaacggtttttgacggttttggacggaaaaaattataaaatgttacGATTGTAAGACGCTCAATAATATGAGGGTATAATAGATAATCGAAAACACCTTAGGAGTATTAATAATAAAGTGCAAAAATTTAGGGGTTCTATTGATAATTTCCTACTATATAATCATTAAGGTgaaatagaaattaaaatttaatttgtaatgAATAAAGGTATGTTTGGTAAAGAAAACATTTTTGGTTAgctttttgattgatttttttcttttgacttttttattagtcaaacaatcaaaaaaaagtatttaataaatgaattttCAATAGACTTTCCAAAATTAACCACTCCCTTTGCCTCATAAAATTTGCCTGAGTTTTCTAATTGCTTATCCAACTAAATTtgcttcatttttatttttccaatgacccatatttttttaatttttatccataCATTTAACCTAACTTTGTATGTCATCTACATATTTTTTtccacatttctatttttgctcataaaactatttttctttatttttccgCTCATTGTCAATGAGATAATTTTCACGAGACAAAAGAAgtagttttaaaaataatttttgactttaGACCCATTATTGATTTAATTAGCAGGCAACAATTAACaactaattttacaaaatatttcttAACTTAACATCCAACAAATCAATTAAGACTACCAATTAGttaaaataatcaacaattttAGCCAACAATTATTTCTCAAATAAATACTATACCGGtatcaaattaatttcaattttttttttgttggttgaCAATATATACAAAGGATCCAATAAATGGGAATTGGTGGCTAGAAGTGGAAAAGTTGGGAATCGT harbors:
- the LOC130799244 gene encoding uncharacterized protein LOC130799244 yields the protein MKKKGERKEGRRERQGDRKGIQSKSNTVKYKGVGGALSVYNVTVGSTQYSASEFTLLNGPDVIQFGLMANSMLNKDNRTRMFQYLETRTSHCYDLLCPGFVSLRQDIPIDAIVEPASKIGGPTYEYNMFAFQDPINGNWWLEVEKLGIVIGFWPRAIFSGLKSSAYYIAVGGEAYSLHNKPLPLMGNGYHPYCTNTNISLSAFCQGFVVVNTNSDIVNPEDTEIFSTSEDYATFDLGVTPSWGRVICFGGPE